From the genome of Delphinus delphis chromosome 8, mDelDel1.2, whole genome shotgun sequence, one region includes:
- the GVQW3 gene encoding protein GVQW3, whose product MSDRYLEQRISIKFCVKLNKSASETHHLLKEAYRDEVMSRARVFDWHKRFKEGREDIRDDARSGRPVTHRTDENIQKVKDLVCSNRQLTVRMMAEELNLDKETVRLILKENLNMRKVSAKVISGILKDEPKPRKLDFRSDHSKETRKNSSCVREKVTNSEPWSHLQCEAGGEMPLPVSHPKIPPASQLLQTSSSTSLPSRAAQDWFTPW is encoded by the coding sequence ATGAGTGACCGATATCTAGAACAAAGGATTAGTATCAAATTCTGCGTGAAATTGAACAAGTCTGCAAGTGAAACTCACCATCTTTTAAAAGAAGCTTATAGGGATGAAGTCATGTCAAGGGCCAGAGTTTTCGACTGGCATAAAAGGTTTAAAGAAGGGCGGGAAGACATTCGAGATGATGCCCGAAGTGGTCGTCCAGTCACCCACCGGACGGATGAAAATATCCAGAAGGTCAAGGACTTGGTTTGTTCGAATAGGCAGTTAACTGTGAGGATGATGGCTGAAGAGTTAAATTTAGATAAAGAAACCGTTAGGCTCATTCTGAAAGAAAACTTGAATATGAGGAAGGTATCTGCAAAAGTTATATCGGGTATTTTGAAGGATGAGCCTAAACCTCGAAAACTTGACTTTCGGTCTGATCATTCAAAGGAAACTAGGAAAAATAGCTCATGTGTGAGGGAAAAAGTAACAAATTCTGAACCATGGAGTCATCTCCAGTGCGAAGCTGGTGGGGAAATGCCTCTGCCTGTATCCCATCCCAAAATCCCTCCTGCCAGCCAGCTGCTGCAGACTTCATCTTCAACAAGCCTTCCCAGCAGGGCGGCTCAGGATTGGTTCACACCGTGGTGA
- the THAP12 gene encoding 52 kDa repressor of the inhibitor of the protein kinase codes for MPNFCAAPNCTRKSTQSDLAFFRFPRDPARCQKWVENCRRADLEDKTPDQLNKHYRLCAKHFETSMICRTSPYRTVLRDNAIPTIFDLTSHLNNPHSRHRKRIKELSEDEIRTLKQKKIDETSEQEPKHKEINNSNAQNPSAEEGGEEQDEDILPLTLEEKENKEYLKSLFEILILMGKQNIPLDGHEADEIPEGLFTPDNFQALLECRINSGEEVLRKRFETTAVNTLFCSKTQQKQMLEICESCIREETLREVRDSHFFSIVTDDVVDIAGEEHLPVLVRFVDEAHNLREEFVGFLPYEADAEILAVKFHTTITEKWGLNMEYCRGQAYIVSSGFSSKMKVVASRLLEKYPQAIYTLCSSCALNTWLAKSVPVMGVSVALGTIEEVCSFFHRSPQLLLELDNVISVLFQNNEERGKELKEICHSQWTGRHDAFEILVDLLQALVLCLDGINSDTNVRWNNCIAGRAFVLCSAVTDFDFIVTIVVLKNVLSFTRAFGKNLQGQTSDVFFAASSLTAVLHSLNEVMENIEVYHEFWFEEATNLAAKLDIQMKLPGKFRRAQHSNLESQLTSESYYKETLSVPTVEHIIQELKDIFSEQHLKALKCLSLVPSVMGQLKFNTSEEHHADMYRSDLPNPDTLSAELHCWRIKWKHRGKDIELPSTIYEALHLPDIKFFPNVYALLKVLCILPVMKVENERYENGRKRLKAYLRNTLTDQRSSNLALLNINFDIKHDLDLMVDTYIKLYTSKSELPTDNSETIKNT; via the exons ATGCCGAACTTCTGCGCGGCCCCCAACTGCACGCGGAAGAGCACGCAGTCGGACCTGGCCTTTTTCAGGTTCCCGCGGGATCCAGCCAG ATGCCAGAAGTGGGTGGAGAACTGTAGGAGAGCAGACTTAGAAGATAAAACACCTGATCAACTAAATAAACATTATCGATTGTGTGCCAAACACTTTGAGACTTCTATGATCTGTAGAACT agccCTTATAGGACAGTTCTTCGAGATAATGCAATACCAACAATATTTGATCTTACCAGCCATTTGAATAATCCACACAGTAGACACAGAAAACGAATAAAAGAATTG AGTGAAGATGAAATCAGGacactgaaacagaaaaaaa ttgatgaAACTTCTGAACAGGAACCAAAACATAAGGAAATAAACAACAGCAATGCTCAGAACCCCAGTGCAGAAGAAGGGGGTGAAGAGCAGGATGAAGACATTTTACCTTTAACccttgaagagaaggaaaacaaagaatacttaaaatctttatttgaaattttgattcTTATGGGAAAACAGAACATACCTCTGGATGGACATGAAGCTGATGAAATCCCAGAAGGTCTCTTTACTCCTGATAACTTTCAAGCACTGCTGGAGTGCCGGATCAATTCTGGTGAAGAGGTTCTGAGAAAGCGCTTTGAGACAACAGCAGTTAACACATTGTTCTGTTCAAAAACACAGCAGAAACAGATGCTAGAGATCTGTGAGAGCTGCATCCGGGAAGAAACCCTCAGGGAAGTGAGAGACTCTCACTTCTTTTCCATCGTCACTGACGACGTGGTGGACATAGCAGGGGAAGAGCACCTGCCTGTGTTGGTGAGGTTTGTTGACGAAGCTCACAACCTGAGAGAGGAATTTGTGGGCTTCCTGCCTTATGAAGCTGATGCAGAAATTTTGGCTGTGAAATTTCACACTACGATAACTGAGAAGTGGGGATTAAACATGGAGTACTGTCGTGGCCAGGCTTACATTGTGTCCAGTGGattttcttccaaaatgaaaGTTGTTGCTTCTAGACTTTTAGAGAAATATCCCCAAGCTATCTACACACTCTGCTCTTCCTGTGCCTTAAATACGTGGTTGGCAAAATCAGTGCCTGTTATGGGAGTATCTGTCGCGTTAGGAACAATTGAggaagtttgttcttttttccatcGATCACCACAACTGCTTTTAGAACTTGACAATGTAATTTCTGTCCTATTTCAGAACAATGAAGAAAGGggcaaagaactgaaggaaatttgCCATTCTCAGTGGACAGGCAGGCATGATGCTTTTGAAATCTTAGTGGACCTCCTACAAGCACTTGTTTTATGTTTAGATGGTATAAATAGTGACACAAATGTTAGATGGAATAACTGTATAGCTGGCCGAGCATTTGTACTCTGTAGTGCAGTAACAGATTTTGATTTCATCGTTACCATTGTTGTTCTTAAAAATGTTCTATCTTTTACAAGAGCCTTTGGGAAAAATCTTCAGGGGCAAACTTCTGATGTCTTCTTTGCAGCCAGTAGTTTGACTGCAGTGCTGCATTCACTAAATGAAGTGATGGAAAATATCGAAGTTTATCATGAATTTTGGTTTGAGGAAGCCACAAATTTGGCAGCCAAACTTGATATTCAGATGAAACTCCCAGGGAAATTTCGCAGAGCTCAGCACAGTAACCTGGAATCTCAGCTAACCTCTGAGAGTTACTATAAAGAAACTCTAAGTGTTCCAACAGTGGAACACATTATTCAGGAACTGAAAGATATATTCTCAGAACAACACCTCAAAGCTCTTAAATGCTTATCTCTCGTACCCTCAGTCATGGGACAGCTTAAATTCAATACATCAGAGGAGCATCATGCTGACATGTACAGAAGTGATTTACCTAATCCTGACACACTCTCTGCTGAGCTGCATTGTTGGAGAATCAAGTGGAAACACAGAGGGAAAGATATAGAACTTCCATCCACTATTTATGAAGCCCTTCATCTGCCAGACATCAAGTTTTTTCCTAATGTTTATGCATTGCTGAAGGTCCTGTGTATTCTTCCTGTGATGAAGGTTGAGAATGAACGCTATGAAAATGGACGAAAGCGTCTCAAAGCATACCTGAGGAACACTTTGACAGACCAAAGGTCAAGTAACTTGGCTTTGCTTAacataaattttgatataaaacACGATTTGGATTTAATGGTGGATACATATATCAAACTCTATACAAGTAAGTCAGAACTTCCTACAGATAATTCAGAAACCATTAAAAATACCTAA